From a region of the Emcibacteraceae bacterium genome:
- a CDS encoding type II and III secretion system protein family protein, producing MIKNSTKNMKAQIKNAMVVICVALSFVVVGLVPSFGAQNKHINIEVSKGTLIRFDKAVDNVFIADPNIADIQVKSPTLAYVFGKKQGQTTVYAISNNDEVVYEGDVSVNHNLGHFEAAIHTVMPDTVVNVESYEGLLILTGHVKNPEQAEEARKMAAEFIGDESTIINKLEIATPIQVNLRVRIAEIGRETMKQLGFNWENILSTSGGAQIGMVQGRNVFDIVPNQFTTPVSPMKNYLTEVTGLGGGFPVGNLDFNFIVDALEEEGVISVLAEPNLTALSGEEASFLAGGEYPIPVFQREGLSIQYKEFGVALNFTPVVLDSGRINIHLKPEVSQITSAGAITVEGLNIPALTTRRVETTVELGSGQSFAVAGLIQNNGVHDLTKFPWLADIPVVGALFKSSKFTRQESELVVIITPYIVKPTQDDKMHLPTDNFRYPSDKERYLDGQSYASTPPNTPEPVQEAGGQKLKSAAGFMLE from the coding sequence ATGATAAAAAATAGTACGAAGAATATGAAAGCACAGATAAAGAATGCGATGGTCGTTATTTGCGTCGCTCTTTCCTTCGTGGTTGTTGGGTTGGTGCCTTCTTTCGGTGCTCAGAATAAACATATAAATATAGAAGTCAGCAAAGGCACACTCATTCGCTTTGACAAAGCCGTGGATAATGTTTTCATAGCCGACCCAAATATTGCCGATATTCAGGTAAAGTCGCCTACTCTTGCCTATGTTTTTGGAAAAAAACAAGGCCAGACAACAGTTTACGCCATTTCAAATAATGACGAAGTCGTTTATGAAGGTGATGTCTCTGTAAATCACAATCTTGGCCATTTCGAAGCGGCCATTCATACAGTTATGCCTGATACCGTAGTTAATGTTGAATCATATGAGGGCCTCCTGATCCTGACAGGTCATGTTAAAAATCCTGAACAGGCTGAAGAAGCAAGAAAAATGGCCGCAGAATTTATTGGCGATGAAAGTACGATTATTAACAAGCTCGAAATTGCCACACCTATACAGGTTAACTTAAGAGTACGCATAGCCGAAATCGGTCGTGAAACAATGAAACAGCTCGGTTTTAACTGGGAAAATATTCTTTCAACATCCGGTGGTGCACAAATTGGTATGGTTCAGGGAAGAAATGTATTCGACATTGTCCCTAATCAGTTTACCACTCCGGTATCCCCAATGAAAAATTATCTTACCGAAGTTACAGGCCTCGGTGGCGGCTTCCCTGTTGGCAATCTAGATTTCAACTTCATTGTAGATGCCCTTGAAGAAGAAGGTGTAATTTCCGTATTGGCTGAACCAAATCTGACAGCCTTATCAGGTGAAGAAGCCAGCTTCCTTGCAGGTGGTGAATATCCTATCCCGGTTTTTCAGAGGGAAGGTCTTTCCATTCAATATAAGGAATTCGGTGTAGCCCTTAACTTTACACCGGTTGTCCTTGATAGCGGCCGCATAAATATACATCTAAAACCGGAAGTAAGCCAGATTACATCAGCCGGTGCGATCACTGTCGAAGGGCTGAATATTCCGGCTCTAACAACTCGTCGTGTGGAAACAACTGTTGAACTGGGCAGCGGTCAAAGCTTTGCTGTTGCTGGACTGATACAGAATAATGGCGTTCACGATCTTACTAAATTTCCGTGGCTTGCAGACATTCCAGTTGTCGGCGCATTATTTAAATCAAGCAAATTTACCCGTCAGGAATCAGAACTGGTCGTCATTATCACACCTTACATTGTGAAACCAACTCAGGACGACAAGATGCATTTACCTACGGATAATTTCAGATATCCAAGTGACAAGGAAAGATATCTTGACGGACAGTCTTATGCGAGCACACCACCAAATACACCGGAACCTGTGCAGGAAGCAGGCGGTCAAAAATTAAAAAGTGCCGCTGGCTTCATGTTGGAATAG
- a CDS encoding histidine kinase dimerization/phospho-acceptor domain-containing protein, translated as MVQKKAQFDDRIRNLLALAEDNSVESRTLLFSHICDLFLQERPMESENQVRMLIEIINELISDVDITIRKELANILLTIDNPPEELIKLISEDVVEVSGTLLEEAMIEEEQLLYLIKYASDEHRDHIGKRFGLSPILRRELDKMRKKSTRIEPEQQSVAESKKISLQELEEAQQNSTVLNEDATANILEVLRSKKNTKSGLTDTDLPQKQEDEVEKEDNVESQSEEHSSDQERKNQPISLTSILEKKDAAQKQQPDREIHVEKYFPEQEDLEEDIEAASISEHEVDTELSEDAEDEEVLVLDHEAPQSGPTSISDEWFWEIDRYGNIKYLSENAESVFLQTPEAMNGEDFLCLWRRKGAAEGDPNDFIALFEKRQPFRDEEFLFEISPNVFQCFRLSAIATFDIDNGRFTGFRGSAHLDDSKFEQISDKIPSGEPDDEEGENTDEPLILETPLEETKYSDNVKHLPQFSGNLTNEASYDQDNDASYGNKKSKSGDLDKKEKDEVASELLHNLSHEFRTPLNAIIGFSQMIDNEMWGPVSDQYRKNTKDIINAANHLKEAVNNILDSAKLEAGLIEPSPESFSLKSVIQEAMSAIAPILESKEIDVTGIDDNIDVILYNDKHCIILCLIKIITFATRHADIGDKLHMSVLVNSNAQVRIEIPLVNQTINEENAAELFQKTYNLHRKEDGKTSNKADFETKIAAGFGLSVAQDIAKLIGGELSTMSHDGKISHIVMTISTYPI; from the coding sequence AGAGGATAATTCTGTTGAAAGCCGAACTCTTCTGTTTTCTCACATCTGCGATTTGTTCCTGCAGGAACGCCCAATGGAATCTGAAAATCAGGTCAGAATGCTTATTGAAATTATCAATGAGCTGATCAGTGACGTTGATATTACCATACGCAAAGAACTGGCCAATATTCTTCTGACAATTGATAACCCACCGGAAGAACTGATTAAACTGATCAGTGAGGATGTGGTGGAAGTTTCTGGCACATTACTCGAAGAAGCAATGATCGAAGAAGAGCAGCTTCTTTATCTGATAAAATATGCATCTGATGAACATCGGGACCATATTGGTAAAAGATTTGGCCTCTCCCCTATACTCAGACGTGAGCTTGACAAGATGCGGAAAAAATCAACCCGCATTGAGCCTGAACAACAAAGTGTCGCCGAAAGCAAAAAAATAAGCCTGCAGGAACTTGAAGAAGCCCAGCAAAACTCAACTGTCTTGAACGAAGATGCAACAGCAAATATTCTTGAGGTTTTAAGGTCAAAGAAAAATACAAAATCCGGTTTGACGGATACTGACCTTCCACAAAAACAAGAAGACGAAGTCGAAAAAGAAGATAATGTAGAAAGTCAGTCCGAGGAACACTCAAGTGATCAGGAACGTAAAAACCAACCGATAAGTCTTACGTCAATTTTGGAAAAGAAGGATGCAGCGCAGAAGCAGCAGCCGGATCGCGAGATTCATGTTGAGAAGTATTTTCCTGAGCAGGAAGACCTCGAAGAGGATATAGAAGCTGCTTCAATATCTGAACATGAAGTTGACACTGAATTATCGGAAGACGCCGAGGATGAAGAAGTGCTTGTGCTTGATCACGAAGCGCCTCAATCAGGTCCCACTTCTATTTCTGACGAATGGTTCTGGGAAATAGACCGCTATGGCAATATAAAATATCTTTCCGAAAACGCCGAATCTGTGTTTCTTCAAACGCCGGAAGCCATGAATGGTGAAGATTTTCTTTGCCTGTGGCGAAGAAAAGGTGCCGCAGAAGGGGACCCTAATGATTTTATTGCCTTGTTTGAAAAGCGTCAGCCATTCAGGGACGAAGAATTTCTTTTTGAAATTTCCCCAAATGTATTCCAATGCTTCCGGCTGAGTGCTATAGCCACTTTCGATATTGATAATGGTCGTTTTACAGGGTTCCGTGGTAGCGCACATCTTGATGACAGCAAGTTTGAGCAGATCAGTGACAAAATACCTTCAGGCGAGCCGGATGACGAAGAAGGTGAAAATACTGATGAACCGCTAATCCTTGAAACTCCTCTGGAAGAAACAAAATATAGTGATAATGTTAAACATCTTCCTCAATTTTCTGGAAATCTGACGAACGAAGCATCATATGATCAGGATAATGATGCAAGTTACGGCAACAAGAAATCTAAATCTGGTGATCTAGATAAAAAGGAAAAAGATGAAGTGGCCTCGGAACTGCTTCATAATCTTTCACATGAGTTTCGCACACCCCTTAATGCCATTATCGGCTTTTCCCAAATGATTGATAATGAAATGTGGGGACCGGTCAGTGACCAGTATCGGAAAAATACGAAAGATATTATCAATGCCGCAAACCACCTGAAGGAGGCTGTTAATAATATTCTCGATTCTGCCAAGCTTGAAGCAGGTCTTATTGAACCCTCACCTGAGTCTTTTTCGCTTAAATCCGTTATTCAGGAAGCTATGTCAGCCATCGCACCGATTCTCGAAAGCAAGGAAATAGATGTAACCGGTATTGATGATAATATTGATGTCATTCTTTATAATGATAAACATTGCATTATATTATGCCTCATTAAAATAATTACCTTTGCTACGCGACATGCTGATATTGGCGATAAACTCCATATGTCAGTCCTCGTCAACAGCAATGCTCAGGTGAGAATTGAAATACCCCTGGTAAATCAGACTATAAATGAAGAAAACGCCGCCGAATTATTCCAGAAAACATATAATTTACACCGGAAAGAAGACGGAAAAACTTCAAATAAAGCAGATTTTGAAACAAAAATAGCGGCTGGATTTGGATTATCTGTCGCTCAGGACATTGCAAAATTAATCGGCGGCGAGCTGTCAACTATGTCTCATGATGGAAAGATTTCACATATTGTCATGACCATTTCAACATATCCAATCTGA
- a CDS encoding Flp family type IVb pilin: MTKLFAKLRKSEKGATAIEYGLIAALISIAGIAGMKAIGPQLQTTFSSVGTELTNANT, translated from the coding sequence ATGACTAAACTATTTGCAAAACTACGCAAGTCTGAAAAAGGTGCTACAGCTATCGAATACGGTCTGATTGCTGCTTTGATTTCTATTGCCGGCATCGCGGGAATGAAAGCTATTGGCCCACAACTACAAACAACTTTTTCAAGCGTAGGCACAGAACTCACTAATGCTAATACCTAA
- a CDS encoding prepilin peptidase gives MTANLIITIFCCLMIWAAVSDIRYFILSNRLCLSVALLYPIFIAALYFDGFQVTLVSIGWSIGISILIFSFLVFLFARGYIGGGDVKLIPAIALWAGPSLILEFLLITTIFGGLLALLIISFRYLKNYTSQHKSSEKINFSMSELAELDHEENNIPYGVGISIGGLYVAYRLFQALN, from the coding sequence TTGACTGCCAATTTAATCATAACTATTTTTTGTTGCCTCATGATCTGGGCTGCCGTATCGGATATTCGCTATTTTATCCTCTCCAACAGGCTATGTTTAAGCGTTGCATTATTATATCCAATATTCATTGCAGCACTTTATTTTGATGGTTTCCAGGTCACCTTAGTCTCAATTGGCTGGTCAATTGGAATTTCAATTCTAATATTCTCATTCCTGGTTTTTTTATTTGCGCGCGGATATATTGGCGGAGGGGACGTCAAATTAATCCCGGCTATTGCCCTATGGGCAGGCCCATCACTTATTTTAGAATTTCTATTAATTACAACGATCTTTGGCGGGCTGCTCGCACTGTTAATAATAAGTTTCAGATATTTAAAAAATTACACTTCTCAGCATAAATCTTCAGAAAAAATAAACTTTTCTATGTCAGAGTTAGCAGAGTTGGATCATGAGGAAAATAATATTCCTTATGGAGTTGGGATTTCCATAGGAGGGCTTTATGTCGCCTATCGATTATTCCAGGCGCTCAATTAG
- the cpaB gene encoding Flp pilus assembly protein CpaB gives MINTRSIILITAALIVAGITAFLARSLISAPEAAKTTIVQQVASEIQVLVAADDVPTGHFLKKEDLTWQSWPGDNINENYTQKKSDATANGQMETFIGAVAKTPIAAGEPILNGRVVKPGSRGFMAAVLKPGYRAVSIAINSRTGLSGFIFPGDSVDILLTHDVEEDVPGKEGGKTEIQAAETVLTDIRVLAIDTQMTNETNTPSIGKIATFEVLPKQAEKIALMSRMGELSLSLRSLAVEGDDTMGIAKNSESSRSNVTYADEVSKVIAEQNGTGTGSGKKQTVKIVRADKIEDLVFTDPNK, from the coding sequence ATGATAAACACGAGAAGCATCATACTCATAACAGCTGCACTTATTGTCGCGGGCATAACGGCATTTTTGGCCAGAAGTCTGATTTCAGCACCAGAAGCTGCAAAAACCACAATTGTTCAGCAGGTTGCATCTGAAATACAGGTGCTTGTTGCAGCAGACGATGTGCCAACCGGTCATTTTCTAAAAAAAGAAGACCTGACATGGCAATCATGGCCAGGGGATAATATCAATGAAAATTATACTCAGAAAAAATCAGATGCGACTGCGAACGGTCAGATGGAGACATTTATTGGCGCAGTTGCCAAGACTCCAATTGCTGCTGGTGAGCCAATTTTAAACGGCCGCGTGGTTAAACCAGGCTCCAGAGGCTTCATGGCCGCTGTGTTAAAACCTGGGTATCGAGCAGTATCAATTGCCATTAACTCACGTACTGGATTATCCGGGTTTATTTTCCCTGGCGATTCTGTCGATATTCTTCTTACCCATGATGTTGAAGAAGACGTTCCAGGCAAGGAAGGTGGAAAGACAGAAATACAGGCGGCAGAGACAGTGCTTACAGACATTCGTGTTCTGGCTATTGATACCCAGATGACAAATGAAACCAACACACCATCAATCGGGAAAATAGCAACCTTTGAAGTTCTGCCCAAACAGGCCGAAAAAATCGCTTTAATGTCCCGTATGGGTGAATTGTCACTTTCTCTTAGAAGTCTGGCAGTTGAGGGGGACGACACAATGGGAATTGCTAAGAACTCAGAGAGTAGCAGAAGCAATGTTACTTATGCTGACGAAGTAAGCAAAGTCATTGCGGAACAAAATGGTACCGGCACAGGCAGTGGCAAAAAGCAAACCGTAAAAATCGTCAGAGCCGATAAAATAGAAGATCTGGTCTTCACAGATCCCAACAAATAA
- a CDS encoding AAA family ATPase, producing MSVENLIKTNAKSGESRIFGAYLCDDETTQQLVPVLSEREWDTSQVKTGGIESAIRTLATIGSPQFLLVDLSNSIDPEEDINALAEVCEPGTMVITVGKVNDINFYRNMIASGVQDYLVKPVSTDQLRDAFLAAEHTLRAPIEAAPTEDHKNKDKVISFIGVRGGVGASTLATNCAWILANERKQKTALVDLDMHFGTGALTFDLEPGRGLTDALENPSRVDGLFIERAMIKESENLSILGSEAPLNDPSYTDPAALNHLLVEMRNNFKYVILDLPRTIVADYPLLISETDEVILVTDLTLSATRDVVRFLAFCKTVAPHVKVRVLANKMSGPGLVEVSKNDFETTIERKIDWEIPLDSKLMLQVAKSGKILAYSAKHSKIAKQIHTICDSITGGQSEEKSAGLLEKIGLTKKK from the coding sequence ATGAGTGTAGAAAATTTAATAAAAACAAACGCTAAGTCTGGTGAGAGTAGGATATTTGGCGCCTATTTATGTGACGATGAGACAACACAGCAGCTTGTACCTGTTTTAAGCGAACGTGAATGGGATACTTCACAAGTCAAAACAGGTGGCATAGAAAGCGCTATTCGTACCTTAGCAACAATTGGTTCACCGCAATTTCTTCTGGTTGATCTTTCAAATTCAATTGATCCTGAAGAAGATATAAATGCGCTTGCAGAAGTTTGTGAGCCAGGAACAATGGTTATTACCGTCGGCAAGGTCAACGATATAAATTTTTATCGGAATATGATCGCGAGTGGTGTACAGGATTATCTGGTTAAACCCGTCAGTACTGATCAGCTAAGAGACGCCTTTTTAGCGGCTGAACATACTTTAAGAGCACCTATTGAAGCCGCGCCAACCGAAGACCATAAAAATAAAGATAAAGTAATATCATTCATTGGTGTTCGTGGTGGAGTGGGCGCAAGTACGCTTGCGACCAACTGTGCCTGGATTCTGGCCAATGAAAGAAAACAGAAAACTGCTCTGGTTGATCTGGATATGCATTTTGGAACTGGAGCACTTACTTTTGATCTGGAGCCAGGCAGAGGATTAACGGATGCTTTGGAAAATCCAAGCCGGGTAGATGGACTGTTTATTGAACGCGCAATGATCAAGGAAAGTGAAAATCTTTCCATTCTGGGATCGGAAGCTCCGCTGAATGACCCCTCGTATACTGATCCTGCCGCTTTAAATCATCTTTTGGTCGAAATGCGCAATAATTTCAAATATGTCATTCTTGACCTGCCTAGAACAATTGTTGCGGATTATCCTTTGCTGATCAGTGAGACTGATGAGGTTATTCTGGTTACTGACTTAACTCTGTCAGCCACCCGTGATGTTGTGCGCTTTTTGGCATTCTGCAAAACGGTTGCACCGCATGTTAAGGTCCGTGTCCTTGCTAATAAAATGAGTGGTCCTGGTCTGGTTGAAGTAAGTAAGAACGACTTCGAAACCACTATTGAGCGAAAAATCGATTGGGAAATCCCTCTTGATAGCAAGCTGATGCTTCAGGTAGCAAAAAGTGGTAAAATTCTTGCCTATTCAGCTAAACACAGCAAAATTGCAAAACAAATCCACACTATTTGTGACAGTATTACCGGAGGGCAATCTGAAGAAAAATCCGCCGGACTACTTGAAAAGATTGGACTAACTAAGAAGAAGTAA
- a CDS encoding Flp family type IVb pilin, giving the protein MKIIRQKIKSLLSNETGATAIEYGLLVSLIALAITGALSTIGGEFKNTLTTVGTAIEESQN; this is encoded by the coding sequence ATGAAAATCATTAGGCAGAAAATAAAATCATTATTATCCAATGAAACAGGCGCAACCGCTATTGAATATGGATTGCTAGTGTCATTAATTGCTTTGGCTATAACAGGAGCCCTATCAACAATCGGTGGTGAATTCAAAAACACCCTGACCACTGTTGGAACCGCCATTGAAGAATCGCAGAATTAA
- a CDS encoding CpaD family pilus assembly lipoprotein, with protein MKKNINNKFSDNHIGTITKSVILGMSCIFLTTGCASQMANFSGVEQQTRNEVEMVRIPYNIQFNNDVVELSDTEIGKLNHFLQSANISYGDEFSMDFPLDRNGNISEIDKKRMAYVSGLLKKSGLYLSAEVTPFGMEPGNNSGRLLVSKYVVTPPECGDWSQKSYPNYENAPLNNLGCASQANLGLMIANPRDLVIGAKGGTPNTERTARAVERYQNGTTVVAPADIGSN; from the coding sequence ATGAAAAAAAATATAAATAACAAGTTCTCCGACAATCATATCGGAACCATTACAAAATCAGTCATTCTCGGTATGTCCTGTATTTTTCTGACAACCGGTTGTGCAAGCCAAATGGCAAATTTCAGCGGGGTTGAGCAACAAACCCGCAATGAAGTAGAAATGGTTAGAATTCCTTACAACATTCAATTTAACAATGATGTTGTAGAATTGAGCGATACGGAGATTGGCAAACTCAATCATTTTCTGCAATCGGCTAATATTTCATATGGCGATGAATTCAGCATGGATTTTCCGCTGGACAGAAATGGCAATATCAGCGAAATCGATAAAAAGCGTATGGCTTATGTTTCCGGGCTGCTTAAAAAAAGCGGACTTTATCTTTCTGCCGAAGTTACACCATTTGGAATGGAACCCGGCAACAATTCAGGTCGCCTTCTGGTTTCAAAATATGTTGTGACTCCACCAGAATGTGGTGATTGGTCGCAAAAGTCATATCCAAACTATGAAAATGCTCCACTCAATAACCTTGGTTGTGCATCACAGGCAAATTTGGGATTGATGATTGCCAATCCTCGCGATCTGGTTATTGGTGCCAAAGGAGGAACACCAAATACTGAACGTACAGCGCGGGCCGTTGAACGCTATCAGAATGGAACAACTGTTGTCGCACCTGCTGATATAGGTTCAAACTAA